In the Passer domesticus isolate bPasDom1 chromosome 4, bPasDom1.hap1, whole genome shotgun sequence genome, one interval contains:
- the TMEM165 gene encoding putative divalent cation/proton antiporter TMEM165, giving the protein MGSPPPLPPLPRAAALLLAAALLLAAPARLRAAPEEEPGRKKEPPPPAAQGAEPRAEKGASLVAPVHIVSEESADKTNLGFIHAFVAAISVIIVSELGDKTFFIAAIMAMRYNRLTVLAGAMLALGLMTCLSVLFGYATTVIPRVYTYYVSTALFAIFGIRMLREGLKMSPDEGQEELEEVQAEIKKKDEELQRTKLLNGPGDVESGPGTTIPQKKWLHFISPIFVQAFTLTFLAEWGDRSQLTTIVLAAREDPYGVAVGGTVGHCLCTGLAVIGGRMIAQKISVRTVTIIGGIVFLAFAFSALFISPDSGF; this is encoded by the exons ATGGGGtccccgccgccgctgccgccgctcccGCGGGCCGCCGCGCTGCTGCTGGCGGCCGCGCTGCTGCTGGCGGCCCCGGCGCGCCTCCGCGCCGCTCCCGAGGAAGAGCCCGGCCGGAAGAAGGAGCCTCCGCCGCCGGCGgcgcagggagcggagccgcggGCTGAG AAAGGCGCCTCACTGGTTGCTCCAGTGCACATAGTGAGTGAAGAGTCAGCTGACAAGACTAACCTGGGCTTTATCCATGCCTTCGTGGCTGCTATATCTGTCATCATCGTGTCGGAGCTGGGCGACAAGACCTTCTTCATCGCAGCCATCATGGCCATGCGCTACAACCGCCTGACCGTGCTGGCTGGTGCCATGCTTGCCCTGGGACTGATGACGTGTCTGTCAG ttttgtttggcTATGCCACCACGGTTATTCCTCGTGTGTACACGTACTATGTGTCAACAGCACTGTTTGCAATCTTTGGCATCCGAATGCTTCGGGAAGGCTTGAAAATGAGTCCAGATGAAGgtcaggaagagctggaggaagttcaagcagaaattaaaaaaaaagatgaggaa CTTCAGAGAACTAAACTGTTAAATGGGCCAGGAGATGTGGAATCTGGGCCAGGCACCACTATACCTCAGAAGAAGTGGCTACACTTTATTTCACCAATCTTTGTTCAAGCTTTTACTTTAACATTTTTAGCAGAATGGGGCGATCGTTCCCAATTAACAACCATAGTCTTGGCTGCCAGAGAG gACCCTTATGGTGTGGCAGTAGGAGGAACAGTGGGACATTGCCTATGCACTGGTTTAGCAGTTATTGGAGGGAGAATGATAGCACAAAAAATTTCTGTTAGGACTG tgACAATCATAGGAGGCATTGTCTTCTTAGCATTTGCATTTTCTGCACTATTTATAAGTCCAGACtctggtttttaa